A DNA window from Aspergillus nidulans FGSC A4 chromosome I contains the following coding sequences:
- a CDS encoding ribosomal lysine N-methyltransferase (transcript_id=CADANIAT00007342) codes for MSSSAHFPDRDNFQCRSDEFTTWLSSRPGVKVNSKIRIADLRANAAGRGVVAQADIDEDEELFAIPRDLVLSTHNSKLKDLLSQDLDQLGPWLSLMLVMIFEYLQGGKSTWAPYFKVLPQNFDTLMFWSPEELEELQGSAVVEKIGKQGAEESILKLIIPVVRANPALFPPINGLASYDGDVGAQALLGLAHTMGSLIMAYAFDIETPENEDEREGEDGYLTDEEEEQSSKGMVPLADMLNADAYRNNARLFQEEESLVMKAIKPIRAGEEIFNDYGEIPRSDLLRRYGYVTDNYASYDVIELSLDTLCSSAGLSDSSIENQPRLEFLESLELLDDGYAISRPSPNDTLTDIIPEELVVLLKTLTLSPEQFTHQQQKQKPPKAAFGQEEAKILFDSILMSEKRYSTTIEQDQELLAQINQVEAVSPLEGSDRRRKMAIQVRLGEKEIFEAVKAKINDHFTNSSTSKRIADSNGDDLRRTKVQRT; via the exons ATGTCCTCTTCGGCTCACTTCCCCGACCGTGACAATTTCCAATGCCGGTCAGACGAGTTTACTACCTGGCTATCATCTAGGCCTGGCGTCAAAGTCAACTCCAAGATTCGTATTGCGGATCTAAGAGCCAATGCTGCTGGGCGAGGTGTCG TGGCTCAAGCCGAtatcgacgaagacgaagaacttTTCGCCATCCCCCGAGATCTCGTCCTCTCAACCCACAATTCGAAACTAAAGGATTTGCTCTCGCAGGACCTTGATCAACTCGGCCCATGGCTCTCTCTGATGCTGGTCATGATTTTCGAGTATCTGCAAGGCGGCAAATCTACTTGGGCGCCGTATTTCAAGGTTTTGCCTCAGAATTTTGACACACTTATGTTTTGGTCgccggaagagctggaagagcttcaggGAAGCGCTGTTGTTGAGAAGATTGGGAAGCAGGGAGCTGAAGAGTCTAttctcaagctcatcatTCCTGTTGTTCGAGCGAATCCTGCTTTATTTCCTCCGATCAATGGACTTGCTTCGTATGATGGTGATGTGGGTGCTCAGGCACTCCTGGGCCTCGCTCACACGATGGGGTCTCTAATAATGGCCTACGCATTTGACATTGAGACACcggagaatgaagatgagcGGGAAGGCGAAGACGGGTACCTCactgacgaagaggaagaacagtCTTCCAAGGGCATGGTGCCTCTGGCTGATATGCTGAACGCGGACGCGTACAGAAATAAC GCCCGTCTATTTCAAGAAGAGGAATCGTTGGTAATGAAGGCAATCAAGCCCATCCGGGCTGGTGAGGAGATCTTCAACGACTATGGAGAGATTCCTCGCTCTGATCTTCTGAGACGGTACGGCTATGTTACCGATAACTATGCCTCATACGATGTCATTGAGCTCTCTCTCGACACGCTCTGCTCCTCTGCCGGCCTCAGCGATTCCAGCATTGAAAATCAGCCACGG CTCGAATTTCTGGAAAGTCTAGAACTTCTAGACGACGGCTATGCCATTTCTCGGCCATCGCCTAACGATACGCTAACGGATATTATTCCGGAGGAGCTTGTCGTCCTCCTCAAAACTCTGACGCTATCACCGGAGCAGTTCAcccaccagcagcaaaagcagaaaCCGCCGAAAGCAGCCttcggccaagaagaagcaaaaattCTCTTCGATTCGATCCTAATGAGCGAGAAACGATACAGCACTACGATagagcaagaccaagagcTCCTCGCTCAAATCAATCAAGTTGAAGCCGTTTCTCCTCTTGAGGGATCAGACCGACGACGCAAAATGGCTATACAAGTTCGattgggcgagaaggagatcttCGAGGCTGTAAAGGCCAAGATCAATGATCACTTTACAAACAGCTCGACTTCAAAGCGTATTGCAGACAGTAACGGCGACGATTTGAGGAGAACGAAAGTCCAGAGAACATAA
- the kae1 gene encoding tRNA N6-adenosine threonylcarbamoyltransferase (transcript_id=CADANIAT00007343) yields MIAIGLEGSANKLGVGIMLHPKDGSTPQVLANIRHTYVSPPGEGFLPKDTARHHRSWVVSLVKKALKEARISVDDVDCICYTKGPGMGAPLQSVAVAARTLSLLWGKELVGVNHCVGHIEMGRLITGASNPVVLYVSGGNTQVIAYSSQRYRIFGETLDIAVGNCLDRFARTLHISNDPAPGYNIEQLAKKGKQLVDLPYTVKGMDCSMSGILAAIDALAATYGLNGEQPDEEEDVTDVTPVSDGALESRKPTRADLCFSLQETVFSMLVEITERAMAHVGSKEVLIVGGVGCNERLQEMMGIMARDRGGSVHATDERFCIDNGIMIAQAGMLAYKTGFRTPLKESTCTQRFRTDDVFVQWRD; encoded by the exons ATGATTGCCATCGGTCTTGAAGGTTCCGCCAACAAACTCGGCGTGGGTATCATGTTACACCCTAAGGACGGTAGCACCCCGCAAGTCCTCGCCAACATCCGCCACACATATGTCTCCCCTCCCGGCGAGGGATTTCTCCCCAAAGATACAGCAAGGCACCACCGGTCCTGGGTCGTCAGTCTCGTGAAGAAAGCACTCAAGGAAGCGCGTATCTCCGTTGACGATGTGGACTGTATATGCTACACCAAGGGACCAGGAATGGGAGCTCCCCTTCAGAGTgtggcagtggctgcacGGACGCTAAGCTTACTATGGGGGAAGGAACTAGTTGGTGTTAACCACTGTGTTGGAC ATATCGAAATGGGTCGTCTAATTACCGGCGCATCGAACCCGGTCGTCCTATACGTGTCTGGAGGGAATACACAAGTAATCGCTTACAGCTCGCAACGGTATCGCATCTTCGGTGAGACTCTCGATATCGCGGTGGGCAACTGTCTTGACCGATTCGCGCGAACGCTACATATCTCTAATGACCCGGCTCCGGGGTACAATATTGAGCAACTCGCCAAAAAGGGCAAGCAACTGGTCGATTTGCCATACACAGTAAAAGGCATGGACTGCTCTATGTCAGGCATTCTTGCAGCCATTGATGCTCTCGCCGCAACGTACGGACTAAACGGAGAACAAccggatgaggaggaagacgtAACAGATGTTACGCCCGTTTCAGACGGGGCTTTAGAAAGCCGGAAACCAACCCGGGCAGATCTGTGCTTTTCGCTGCAGGAGACGGTATTCTCGATGTTGGTGGAAATTACAGAGCGCGCCATGGCACATGTTGGGTCGAAGGAAGTTTTGATTGTTGGCGGAGTCGGATGTAATGAGAggctgcaggagatgatgggGATCATGGCGCGGGATCGCGGAGGCAGTGTGCATGCCACGGATGAGAGGTTTTGTATTGACAACGGGATTATGATTGCCCAGGCTGGTATGCTCGCATATAAGACAGGCTTCCGGACGCCGCTCAAGGAATCTACGTGCACGCAGCGCTTCCGGACGGATGATGTATTTGTGCAATGGAGAGATTAG